The proteins below come from a single Chryseobacterium nepalense genomic window:
- a CDS encoding TMEM175 family protein has translation MEKETVRIEGFSDAVFAIAITLLVLDLHMPEENSVKNSNDLLIFLKNQWPAFLAFFLSFFSIFIMWVKPS, from the coding sequence ATGGAAAAAGAAACCGTACGAATCGAAGGCTTCAGCGATGCCGTTTTTGCTATTGCCATTACCCTTTTAGTGCTGGATCTTCATATGCCGGAAGAAAATTCTGTGAAAAACAGCAATGATCTGCTCATCTTTCTGAAAAATCAGTGGCCGGCATTTTTAGCATTCTTCCTGTCTTTTTTCAGTATTTTTATTATGTGGGTGAAACCATCATAA
- a CDS encoding DUF6261 family protein — protein MKITLAKLSTKDLATLAQRIIVASDSGKYEIISGHPLLSEVKTIYADYDVVYTKSTFSGKGNDVARADRDRDISFRAFKNYVNAYRKMPLLPNYQLAEELFQIFLRYDLTLDKMSYSSQTARMKKLVEDLEKPENIQKLNALSLFPTFEDMKSKQNFFEQIFAGQAEANANLRNMKSASAIRRDLEKTLKSYLNLISAMKEITGWELLYAEINELVKAAKNSTIADHEKK, from the coding sequence ATGAAAATTACATTAGCAAAACTCAGCACAAAAGATTTAGCTACATTAGCACAAAGAATCATTGTTGCTTCCGATTCAGGGAAATATGAAATCATCTCCGGTCATCCATTACTTTCAGAAGTTAAAACCATATATGCAGATTATGATGTGGTCTATACAAAATCTACATTCAGCGGGAAAGGTAATGACGTAGCGCGCGCAGACAGGGATAGAGATATTAGTTTCAGAGCTTTTAAAAATTATGTGAACGCCTACCGGAAAATGCCTTTATTACCGAATTATCAGTTGGCGGAAGAGCTGTTTCAAATTTTTCTGCGGTATGATCTGACTCTCGACAAGATGAGCTATTCTTCTCAAACTGCCCGGATGAAAAAACTGGTTGAAGATCTTGAGAAACCCGAAAATATTCAAAAGCTTAATGCACTTTCTTTATTTCCCACTTTTGAAGATATGAAGTCCAAACAAAATTTCTTTGAACAAATTTTTGCGGGACAAGCAGAAGCGAATGCGAACCTTCGAAATATGAAAAGCGCCTCTGCAATCCGCAGGGATCTGGAGAAGACCTTAAAATCTTATCTCAATCTTATCAGTGCCATGAAAGAAATCACAGGCTGGGAACTCTTGTATGCAGAAATCAATGAATTGGTAAAGGCAGCAAAAAACTCTACGATTGCGGATCATGAAAAGAAATAA
- a CDS encoding sigma-54-dependent transcriptional regulator: MKEKILIVEDEFIVANDLKIMLKKAGYQVTGIASSVQQARKSIQEKRPDWVLIDIILKGDLTGIDLAWELRKINLPFLYISANTNQSILEAVKETQPYGFMVKPFRERDLMVMLDIAKYRYDIEKKSGIADVPAPQKIEGIIGKSDSLQEVIEKITVVAPTDTSVLIVGESGTGKEKIAHAVHELSDRKSNPIVIVNCAALPHSLIESELFGHEKGSFTGANSMRIGKFEQANGGTIFLDEIGELPLDSQVKLLRVLQEKEIERLGGNKTLKVNVRIVAATNRSLEKEVAEGRFRLDLYYRLNVFPVELPPLRERKEDIELLAHFFLKKYASASKRNINSINGKAMEQLLGYYWPGNIRELEHLIERSVLLAKTSEIENFDLPKNTEVKSDVSSGVLKSMEEMEREHIMNALESSGGKVSGIGGAAELLKMQPQTLYSKMKKLGIDKGYR; this comes from the coding sequence ATGAAAGAAAAAATTTTAATTGTAGAAGATGAATTTATCGTAGCCAATGATCTTAAAATCATGCTTAAAAAGGCGGGCTATCAGGTGACGGGAATAGCCTCTTCCGTGCAGCAGGCCAGAAAATCAATACAGGAAAAAAGACCAGACTGGGTACTGATTGATATTATCCTGAAAGGCGACCTCACAGGAATTGATCTTGCGTGGGAACTGCGAAAAATTAATCTGCCGTTTCTCTACATTTCTGCCAATACCAACCAGTCAATACTGGAAGCAGTAAAGGAAACACAGCCTTACGGATTTATGGTAAAGCCTTTCCGCGAACGTGATCTGATGGTGATGCTGGATATCGCAAAATACCGTTATGATATTGAAAAAAAATCCGGGATTGCAGATGTTCCGGCTCCTCAGAAAATAGAAGGAATCATTGGTAAAAGTGATTCGCTCCAGGAAGTGATTGAAAAAATAACAGTAGTAGCCCCTACCGATACTTCGGTTCTTATTGTTGGCGAAAGCGGTACCGGAAAAGAAAAAATAGCTCATGCCGTGCACGAACTGTCAGACCGTAAATCAAATCCGATTGTTATTGTAAACTGCGCTGCTCTTCCGCATTCTCTCATAGAATCCGAGCTTTTCGGTCATGAGAAAGGAAGCTTTACCGGAGCAAATTCCATGAGAATCGGGAAATTTGAACAGGCCAATGGCGGAACGATCTTTTTAGATGAAATTGGTGAGCTTCCTCTGGATTCCCAGGTAAAGCTTCTCCGGGTCCTTCAGGAAAAAGAAATAGAACGCCTGGGAGGAAATAAAACCCTGAAAGTGAATGTCAGAATTGTAGCGGCAACAAACCGTTCCCTTGAAAAAGAAGTCGCAGAAGGAAGATTCAGGCTGGATCTTTATTATCGCTTAAATGTATTTCCGGTAGAACTTCCGCCGTTGAGAGAAAGAAAAGAAGATATAGAACTGCTTGCCCATTTTTTCCTTAAAAAATATGCATCAGCTTCTAAGAGAAATATTAATTCAATAAACGGCAAAGCAATGGAACAGCTCCTGGGTTATTACTGGCCGGGAAATATCAGGGAGCTGGAACACCTTATCGAAAGAAGCGTTCTCCTTGCTAAAACTTCAGAAATTGAGAATTTTGATCTTCCTAAAAACACTGAAGTAAAATCTGATGTCAGTTCGGGAGTATTAAAATCAATGGAAGAAATGGAAAGAGAACATATTATGAATGCACTCGAAAGCAGCGGCGGGAAAGTTTCCGGCATTGGTGGTGCAGCAGAGCTGTTAAAAATGCAGCCTCAAACTTTATACTCTAAAATGAAAAAACTGGGAATTGATAAAGGGTACAGATAA
- a CDS encoding REP-associated tyrosine transposase has product MSRKYKFNEKEGAYFISFATVFWIDVFTRIEYFDIIIESLDYCRKNKSMIIFGYCIMPSHIHLIFRSENGKPSELIRDFKGFTSKKMLNVIKENQQESRRDWMLWMFKKAGSKKSNVTEYQFWQQHNHPIEIWSLKVFEQKLEYTHKNPVEAGFVMEPWEWKYSSARNYCDDYDGILKIDVNL; this is encoded by the coding sequence ATGAGTAGAAAATATAAGTTTAACGAAAAAGAGGGAGCTTATTTTATAAGTTTTGCAACAGTTTTCTGGATTGATGTTTTTACCAGAATCGAGTACTTTGATATTATTATAGAATCTTTAGACTATTGCCGAAAAAATAAAAGCATGATTATTTTCGGATATTGTATTATGCCAAGTCATATTCATTTGATATTTCGGTCTGAAAATGGTAAACCATCAGAATTAATAAGAGATTTTAAAGGATTTACCTCTAAAAAAATGCTAAATGTTATAAAGGAGAATCAACAGGAAAGCAGAAGAGATTGGATGCTGTGGATGTTTAAAAAAGCAGGAAGTAAAAAATCTAATGTTACGGAATATCAATTCTGGCAACAGCATAATCATCCCATAGAAATATGGTCACTCAAAGTATTTGAGCAAAAACTTGAGTACACTCATAAAAATCCTGTCGAGGCAGGATTTGTAATGGAACCATGGGAATGGAAATACAGCAGTGCCCGCAATTATTGTGATGATTATGATGGTATTTTAAAGATTGATGTTAATTTATAA
- a CDS encoding glycoside hydrolase family 3 C-terminal domain-containing protein: MKKNISTLTALSQKAKYAGLFLALLAASPVVKAQNNPTVTVNGKTFKGLNGNGKLDAWEDTRLSTDKRIDAIIKQMTNAEKVDLLVGTGMPGIEVLTGPVGDSKQGLVPGAAGGTAALTRFGIPATVVADGPAGLRIAPTRPNDSKTYYATAFPVGTALASTWNKTLLEHVGKAMGNEVKEYGVDVLLAPALNIHRNPLNGRNFEYYSEDPLISGKTAAAIVNGIQSQGVGTSIKHFAANNEETNRLTINAHVSERAMRELYLRNFEITVKESQPWTVMSSYNKVNGVYTSDSKDLLTQVLRNEWGFKGIVMTDWFGGFPGFESIRSGGISDVVKQMNAGNDLLMPGIPAQKKVLLEALNSGKLSQQVADLNVKRILEYIFKTPTFAQYKYSDNPNLNDHAEVTRNAATEGMVLLKNESNALPFADKQKEVSLFGVTSYAWITGGTGSGSVNNKHTVSLLEGLNAAGYKLDKELVDLYRPHAEKEVAAEKERRKARGILALPERLPEMKMNDAFIAKKAETSEIAFVTLGRNSGEGGDRVVDNDFNLATEEIEMLDKISKAFHAKGKKVVVILNIGGVIETASWKDKADAILLAWQPGQEGGHSVADVVSGKVNPSGKLTMTFPVNYTDHASAKNFPGVPADNPKDVTYQEGVYVGYRYFNTFGVKPSYEFGYGKSYTDFAYSNIKTSSKTFNNKLEVSVDVKNTGKVNGKEVIELYLSAPNKSIDKPTSELKAYAKTKDLKPGESQTITLVLNPKDLASYETAKSAWVAEAGNYKVSVGASSLDIRQTAEFSLPKELIVEKVQHVFSADTPFEDMKP, from the coding sequence ATGAAGAAGAATATATCAACATTAACAGCACTTTCTCAAAAAGCTAAATATGCAGGGTTATTTCTGGCATTATTAGCAGCTTCACCGGTTGTTAAAGCCCAGAATAATCCGACAGTAACGGTTAACGGAAAAACATTTAAAGGCCTCAACGGAAACGGAAAACTTGATGCTTGGGAAGATACCCGACTTTCAACCGACAAAAGGATTGATGCGATTATAAAACAAATGACCAATGCCGAAAAAGTTGATCTGCTGGTAGGAACCGGAATGCCTGGGATTGAAGTGTTGACAGGACCTGTAGGAGATTCCAAGCAAGGGCTCGTTCCTGGAGCTGCGGGAGGAACTGCGGCATTGACAAGGTTCGGAATTCCGGCAACGGTAGTGGCAGACGGCCCTGCAGGATTAAGAATTGCGCCAACTAGACCAAATGATTCGAAAACCTATTATGCTACTGCCTTCCCAGTGGGAACTGCTTTGGCTTCAACATGGAACAAAACACTTCTGGAGCATGTAGGAAAAGCCATGGGAAATGAAGTAAAGGAGTACGGCGTTGATGTATTGCTTGCTCCCGCCCTTAATATCCACAGAAATCCTCTTAACGGAAGAAACTTCGAATATTACAGCGAAGATCCTTTAATTTCAGGGAAAACAGCAGCAGCTATTGTGAACGGAATTCAATCTCAGGGTGTGGGAACTTCCATCAAACACTTTGCAGCAAATAATGAAGAAACCAACCGTTTGACGATTAATGCTCACGTTTCCGAAAGAGCAATGAGAGAATTGTATCTTAGAAATTTCGAAATCACTGTTAAAGAATCCCAACCGTGGACGGTAATGTCATCGTATAACAAAGTAAATGGTGTGTATACCTCAGACTCAAAAGATTTGCTGACTCAGGTTTTGAGAAACGAATGGGGCTTCAAAGGAATCGTAATGACGGACTGGTTTGGCGGTTTCCCGGGATTTGAATCTATCCGGAGTGGTGGAATTTCTGATGTTGTTAAACAGATGAATGCCGGAAATGACCTTTTAATGCCGGGAATTCCTGCGCAGAAAAAAGTATTGCTGGAAGCCCTTAATTCAGGAAAGCTGTCACAGCAAGTGGCTGATTTAAATGTCAAAAGAATTTTAGAATACATTTTTAAAACACCGACTTTCGCACAATACAAATACAGCGACAATCCAAATCTGAACGATCATGCTGAGGTAACAAGAAATGCCGCCACAGAAGGAATGGTTTTACTTAAAAATGAAAGTAATGCGCTGCCTTTTGCCGATAAACAAAAAGAAGTTTCGTTATTCGGGGTAACTTCTTATGCCTGGATTACCGGAGGAACAGGAAGCGGAAGTGTGAATAACAAGCACACCGTTTCTCTTTTGGAAGGTTTAAATGCTGCCGGTTATAAATTAGATAAAGAATTAGTTGATTTGTACAGACCTCATGCTGAAAAAGAAGTTGCCGCCGAAAAGGAACGAAGAAAAGCAAGAGGAATTCTGGCTTTACCCGAAAGGCTTCCTGAAATGAAAATGAATGACGCATTTATCGCTAAAAAAGCAGAAACTTCAGAAATCGCTTTTGTAACACTGGGAAGAAATTCCGGGGAAGGCGGCGACAGAGTTGTAGATAACGACTTTAATCTGGCAACAGAAGAAATCGAAATGCTGGACAAGATCTCAAAAGCATTCCATGCAAAAGGGAAAAAAGTTGTTGTGATTTTAAATATTGGTGGCGTAATCGAAACAGCTTCATGGAAGGATAAGGCAGATGCTATTTTGCTGGCATGGCAACCCGGACAGGAAGGTGGACATTCCGTTGCAGATGTAGTTTCAGGAAAAGTAAATCCTTCCGGAAAACTGACGATGACTTTCCCTGTAAATTATACAGATCATGCTTCAGCCAAGAATTTTCCGGGCGTTCCTGCTGACAATCCGAAAGACGTAACCTATCAGGAAGGTGTTTATGTTGGATACCGTTATTTCAATACCTTTGGGGTGAAACCTTCGTATGAATTCGGTTACGGAAAATCATACACCGATTTTGCTTATTCCAATATTAAAACAAGTTCAAAAACTTTTAATAATAAATTAGAAGTAAGTGTTGATGTTAAAAATACCGGAAAAGTAAACGGAAAAGAAGTTATTGAATTATACCTTTCTGCACCAAACAAAAGTATCGATAAACCAACATCTGAGCTGAAGGCATATGCTAAAACCAAAGATCTGAAACCGGGAGAATCTCAAACGATTACTCTGGTATTGAATCCGAAAGATTTAGCATCCTATGAAACTGCAAAATCGGCTTGGGTTGCTGAAGCGGGAAATTATAAAGTTTCTGTTGGGGCGTCTTCTTTAGACATCAGGCAGACAGCGGAATTTTCTTTACCAAAAGAATTGATAGTTGAAAAAGTTCAGCATGTGTTTTCTGCAGATACACCATTTGAGGATATGAAACCATAA
- a CDS encoding sigma-54 interaction domain-containing protein → MNTSEQNLILIKRLQDMQKEHLGISSVNMAVSKVMDLFQFGMTLQNHCKPVLNYDEIIILHGDRDAKNFRIFHSSFADRKFGSDTIYSSKDEILMQCQRSAEPIIFDLKNFSDRKNQEFSSLLSSGNTGMRMAAGLALPSLHDHESILFLLYKNYLTPEDIPERILAAVSTQLAVSMRTIQILRMAGSLKIPARETETVEPQEKMIQKGFNGIIGESAAMKKIYEKITQVAPSQSGVLIYGETGTGKELIAQAIHDLSPSSHKKMVRINCAAIPSNLIESELFGHEKGSFTGATEQRKGKFELANNSTIFLDEIGELPLELQGRLLRVLQEKEVERIGGNKRIKVEVRVIAATNRDLEKEVTAGKFRSDLYYRLNIFPIELPPLRERKEDIPLLANFFLEKHGRNSGKKITEFSQKVLQQMCLNSWPGNIRELENMVQRSIITAKDNMIKEMAFPKITDLQQENSQEWQVKTLQQIEKEHILKVVEKCNGRISGKQGAAILLGLPSTTLISKMQKLGIHKQHYFKEKD, encoded by the coding sequence ATGAATACATCTGAGCAAAATCTCATCCTCATCAAGCGGCTTCAGGACATGCAGAAAGAACATCTCGGCATATCTTCTGTGAATATGGCGGTATCAAAGGTTATGGATTTGTTTCAGTTTGGTATGACTCTGCAAAATCACTGTAAACCGGTTTTGAACTATGATGAAATTATTATTTTACATGGTGACCGCGATGCTAAAAACTTCAGAATTTTCCACAGCAGTTTCGCAGACAGGAAATTCGGATCTGACACCATATATTCTTCCAAAGATGAAATCCTGATGCAGTGCCAAAGATCTGCAGAGCCCATTATCTTTGATCTTAAAAATTTTAGTGACCGGAAAAATCAGGAATTTTCATCGCTTTTGTCCTCCGGAAATACGGGAATGCGTATGGCGGCCGGATTAGCGCTTCCTTCCCTTCATGATCATGAAAGCATCCTTTTTCTACTGTATAAAAATTATCTCACCCCAGAAGATATTCCTGAAAGAATACTTGCTGCCGTTTCCACACAGCTGGCTGTAAGCATGCGCACGATCCAGATTCTCCGGATGGCCGGTTCTTTAAAAATTCCTGCACGGGAAACCGAAACCGTTGAACCGCAGGAAAAAATGATTCAGAAAGGTTTTAATGGAATTATCGGAGAAAGTGCGGCAATGAAAAAAATCTACGAAAAGATTACACAGGTAGCACCTTCTCAATCGGGAGTCTTAATATATGGTGAGACGGGAACCGGAAAAGAACTTATTGCGCAGGCTATCCATGATCTTTCGCCTTCATCGCATAAAAAAATGGTTAGGATCAATTGTGCGGCCATTCCTTCCAATCTCATCGAATCTGAACTTTTCGGTCATGAAAAAGGAAGCTTTACAGGAGCGACGGAACAGCGTAAAGGAAAATTTGAACTGGCCAATAACAGTACGATATTTTTAGATGAAATCGGCGAGCTTCCGCTGGAACTTCAGGGAAGGCTACTTCGGGTGCTGCAGGAAAAAGAAGTGGAACGTATCGGTGGAAATAAAAGAATAAAGGTAGAAGTACGTGTTATTGCGGCCACGAACAGAGATCTGGAAAAAGAAGTAACCGCAGGTAAATTCAGAAGTGATCTGTATTACCGTTTAAATATCTTCCCGATAGAATTGCCACCGCTTAGAGAACGAAAAGAAGATATTCCTCTTCTGGCGAACTTTTTCCTGGAAAAACATGGCCGGAACAGCGGAAAAAAAATTACCGAATTTTCACAGAAGGTACTGCAGCAGATGTGCCTGAATTCATGGCCGGGAAATATCCGCGAACTGGAAAATATGGTTCAGAGAAGCATCATCACCGCAAAAGATAATATGATCAAAGAAATGGCTTTTCCGAAAATCACTGATCTTCAGCAGGAAAATTCACAGGAATGGCAGGTTAAGACTCTTCAGCAAATTGAAAAAGAACATATCCTGAAGGTTGTTGAAAAATGTAATGGCCGGATTTCAGGAAAGCAGGGAGCTGCAATATTGCTGGGACTTCCATCCACAACACTGATTTCCAAGATGCAGAAACTAGGCATCCATAAGCAACATTATTTTAAAGAAAAAGATTAA
- a CDS encoding alpha/beta hydrolase-fold protein, with amino-acid sequence MEPGSVDLQKDKDGIWSFSKNDFAPDLYTYSFIVDGVKANDPNNSYQVRDVASVMSMVLVDGKQSENYKVQNVLSRHRFQKVVQIKWTERRPKIMIYTPPGYENSKEKYPVLYLLHGMGGDEEAWMTLGRASQILDNLIAQGKAKPMIVVMPNGHTSNSAAPGESSKGFYKIDMRTPDIFSGDMETYFKEIMNFTEANYRTKADAKNRAIAGLSMGGFHSLYISANQSKTFDYVGLFSPAILPPDEKKSPVYQNLDSKLKTQQNNTYKLYWIGIGKTDFLYKNVSDYRQKLDKMNFKYQYVESEGGHTWSNWRTYLNEFVPQLFK; translated from the coding sequence ATGGAGCCAGGTTCCGTGGATTTGCAGAAAGACAAAGACGGCATTTGGTCGTTCAGTAAAAATGATTTCGCACCGGATTTATATACCTATTCATTTATTGTGGATGGCGTAAAAGCCAACGACCCAAACAATTCTTATCAAGTACGCGATGTCGCTTCGGTGATGAGTATGGTTTTGGTGGACGGAAAGCAGTCGGAAAATTACAAAGTTCAGAACGTTCTCTCACGGCACCGTTTCCAAAAGGTGGTACAAATCAAATGGACTGAAAGAAGACCGAAGATTATGATTTATACACCACCGGGTTACGAAAATTCCAAAGAAAAATATCCTGTTCTGTACTTGTTGCACGGAATGGGTGGCGATGAAGAAGCATGGATGACATTAGGAAGAGCTTCCCAGATTTTAGACAACCTTATTGCTCAGGGAAAAGCAAAACCGATGATCGTCGTAATGCCGAACGGTCACACCAGCAATTCCGCTGCACCCGGAGAATCTTCGAAAGGTTTTTATAAAATCGATATGAGAACACCGGATATTTTCAGCGGTGATATGGAAACCTACTTCAAGGAAATTATGAATTTTACTGAAGCAAACTACCGCACAAAAGCCGATGCGAAAAACCGCGCAATTGCCGGACTTTCAATGGGAGGTTTCCATTCATTATACATTTCTGCCAATCAGTCGAAAACGTTTGATTATGTCGGTCTTTTTTCTCCTGCCATTCTTCCGCCGGATGAAAAGAAAAGCCCGGTTTACCAGAATTTAGATTCAAAGCTGAAAACCCAGCAGAACAACACTTATAAACTGTATTGGATCGGAATCGGAAAAACAGATTTCCTGTACAAAAATGTATCGGATTATCGTCAGAAACTCGACAAAATGAATTTCAAGTATCAGTATGTAGAATCCGAAGGTGGCCACACCTGGAGCAATTGGAGAACGTATTTAAATGAATTTGTTCCTCAATTATTTAAGTAA
- a CDS encoding sugar MFS transporter, which produces MNVMINDVKAKGRNYTVPLITITLLFFMWGFITCMNDILIPYLKQLFNLSFFESMLVQFCFFGAYFIGSLIYFLISSTQGDPIDKVGYKKGILFGIFLAALGCVLFYPAASFASYGLFLGALFILGLGFTVLQITANAYVSLLGPEESASSRLNMTQAFNAFGTTIAPVLGGHLIFELFSAPDGSFSAAATKIPYLIFAGILLLVALLISRVKLPDFQVKGEEIVKGFGALQHNHLKFGVLAMFCYVGGEVAVGSFIISFLEQPQVMNLSEVVSKNYLSLYWGGAMIGRFLGAISLNQSISQGKKALYMLGAAAAVFLVIFSIVDLKFAQISFFLVFIALNFVAFFIGKAAPARTLSIFAAVNVVLLISAMLNHGEMAMYSILGIGIFNSIMFSNIYTLAISGLGKYTSQGSSLVVMAILGGAIVPIFQGYLADVFGVQHSFIIPVFCYIVILIFGAYCTKYLGHVKQDADAKSGH; this is translated from the coding sequence ATGAATGTTATGATCAATGATGTAAAGGCTAAAGGCAGGAATTATACAGTTCCTCTCATTACCATCACCCTCTTATTTTTCATGTGGGGATTTATCACCTGTATGAATGATATCCTGATTCCTTATCTGAAGCAGCTCTTCAACCTGTCGTTCTTTGAATCGATGCTGGTGCAATTCTGTTTCTTCGGTGCCTATTTTATTGGTTCCCTGATCTACTTCTTAATATCGAGTACACAGGGTGACCCGATCGATAAAGTGGGTTATAAAAAAGGAATTCTTTTCGGGATCTTTCTTGCGGCATTAGGCTGCGTACTCTTTTATCCTGCAGCAAGCTTTGCCTCATACGGATTGTTTTTAGGAGCACTGTTCATTTTAGGATTAGGATTTACCGTCCTGCAGATTACAGCGAATGCCTATGTTTCTTTGCTTGGTCCGGAAGAATCTGCATCCAGCAGACTGAATATGACGCAGGCTTTCAACGCCTTCGGAACAACGATCGCCCCGGTGTTGGGCGGACATCTTATTTTTGAATTATTTTCTGCACCGGACGGTTCATTCTCTGCGGCAGCAACTAAGATTCCTTATCTGATCTTTGCCGGAATTCTTTTACTCGTAGCTTTATTAATTTCAAGAGTGAAGCTTCCTGACTTTCAGGTAAAAGGTGAAGAAATCGTGAAAGGTTTCGGGGCATTACAACACAATCACCTGAAATTCGGTGTTCTGGCAATGTTCTGCTATGTAGGCGGAGAAGTAGCCGTGGGAAGCTTCATTATCAGTTTCCTTGAGCAGCCACAGGTGATGAACTTATCTGAAGTAGTCAGCAAAAATTACCTTTCACTATATTGGGGTGGCGCCATGATTGGACGTTTCTTAGGCGCTATATCATTAAATCAGTCTATTAGCCAGGGGAAAAAAGCGTTGTACATGCTGGGAGCAGCGGCCGCTGTGTTTTTGGTGATCTTCAGTATTGTAGATCTTAAATTTGCACAGATCAGCTTCTTCCTTGTATTTATAGCGTTGAATTTTGTGGCGTTCTTCATCGGGAAAGCAGCTCCGGCACGGACCTTATCCATTTTCGCGGCAGTGAATGTCGTTCTGTTAATTTCCGCTATGTTAAATCATGGTGAAATGGCGATGTACAGCATTCTGGGAATCGGAATCTTCAATTCCATCATGTTCTCGAATATCTACACACTGGCTATTTCAGGATTGGGTAAATATACGAGTCAAGGTTCTTCGTTAGTTGTAATGGCTATTTTAGGAGGAGCTATTGTTCCTATCTTCCAGGGATATCTGGCTGATGTTTTCGGAGTGCAGCATTCGTTTATTATTCCCGTATTCTGCTATATCGTGATTCTGATTTTCGGGGCTTACTGTACCAAATATCTGGGACATGTAAAGCAAGATGCCGATGCGAAATCAGGACATTAA
- a CDS encoding alpha/beta hydrolase: protein MKKLIIASIFLFGLNSINAQKSIPLYQGKAPGSENWTYSEKEMDSDLFKTHLVYNVAAPAIEIYEAPKAKANGTVIVIAPGGGFQSLSINKEGRDLAKILQEKGITAVVLKYRLLETKTGDPAREMMENIKDRKAFDAKTAPIKIMAGEDIKTAISYIRTHAKELNINTEKLGVIGFSAGASVILESVLHSKNASTLPNFAASIYGGPSEEILNTEIPNTTLPFFICAASDDQLKLAPKSVLLYSKWLQAGQPVELHIYEKGGHGFGMAKQNLPVDKWSDIYLDWLKFHKFL, encoded by the coding sequence ATGAAAAAATTAATTATAGCAAGTATCTTCCTATTCGGATTAAATAGCATTAATGCTCAAAAATCAATTCCATTATATCAAGGAAAAGCGCCCGGTTCAGAAAACTGGACGTATTCCGAAAAAGAAATGGATTCCGATTTATTCAAAACCCATTTGGTGTACAACGTTGCCGCTCCCGCAATAGAAATCTACGAAGCCCCAAAGGCAAAAGCCAATGGTACCGTAATCGTTATTGCTCCCGGTGGTGGTTTTCAAAGTCTTTCTATTAATAAAGAAGGAAGAGATTTAGCAAAAATTCTCCAGGAGAAAGGAATTACAGCGGTCGTTTTAAAATACCGTTTGCTGGAAACCAAAACCGGAGATCCTGCTCGCGAAATGATGGAAAACATCAAAGACAGAAAAGCTTTCGATGCAAAAACAGCACCGATCAAAATAATGGCTGGTGAAGACATCAAAACTGCAATTTCCTACATCAGAACGCATGCAAAAGAATTAAATATCAATACAGAAAAACTGGGCGTTATCGGGTTTTCTGCAGGCGCAAGTGTGATTCTGGAAAGTGTACTTCATAGCAAAAATGCTTCGACATTACCAAACTTTGCCGCTTCCATTTACGGAGGACCAAGTGAAGAAATTCTAAATACAGAAATACCGAACACTACTCTACCGTTTTTTATCTGTGCTGCCAGCGACGACCAGCTGAAGCTCGCTCCAAAATCAGTTTTGCTTTACAGTAAATGGCTGCAGGCCGGACAACCCGTCGAACTGCATATCTACGAAAAAGGCGGACACGGCTTCGGAATGGCAAAACAGAATTTACCTGTCGATAAATGGTCGGATATCTATCTGGATTGGCTTAAATTCCACAAATTTTTATAA